GTGAGTACAGAATCTAGACTGGTGAAATCACGCAATTCCGTGCCGAGAAAGGTCAATATAATCGGCAGCGGATCGGCAACTCCGGTGGTTTCAATTACCATGCAATCGATACGGTCTTCCCGCTCTAAAACTCGGTATACTGCATCAACTAAGCCTTCGTTGATGGTACAACAAATACAGCCGTTGCTGAGTTCTACCATGTCATCTTCGGTAGAAATTAAAAGCTGTGAATCGATGTTGATATCGCCAAATTCGTTAACTAAAACTGCTACTTTTAAATCTTGACGATTTTTGAGGATTTGATTGAGTAAAGTGGTTTTGCCACTGCCTAGAAAGCCGGTAATTATAGTTACTGGCATCCCTCTCTT
Above is a genomic segment from Microcoleus sp. bin38.metabat.b11b12b14.051 containing:
- a CDS encoding GTP-binding protein; amino-acid sequence: MTNLTVQTPDLISDFPKRGMPVTIITGFLGSGKTTLLNQILKNRQDLKVAVLVNEFGDINIDSQLLISTEDDMVELSNGCICCTINEGLVDAVYRVLEREDRIDCMVIETTGVADPLPIILTFLGTELRDFTSLDSVLTVIDSETFTTDHFDSEAALKQVAFADIVLMNKTDLAPSEKVEELEAYIRTIKEGARILHSEYGE